The genomic interval aaatgaaagtgaaagagagctCGCCAATACCGTAGATGTTCACACTTGTTAGCTGACAGGGCAGAGAGGTCGTGAAGCAGCGCTCATGGCCTTGTAAGAGTcaacgagtgagtgagtcagcgaGTGAGCGAGTCAGCGAGTGAACTTGAAGAACgatatggaggagagagagagagagagagagagagagagagagagagagagagagagagagagagagagagagagagagagagagagagagagagagagagagagagagagagagagattatgtaacAGTAAGAATTCATGAGAAATATGCGTGAAATATTTGCAAAGTATGTAAGGTTgcagagatacacacacacacacacacacacaaagtttccATGATAGTCATAACGAAAtttcttcttacctcctccaccaccaccaccaccatcacctagtcctcctccctcattatcTTATCATCTCATCTACTGATCcacttcactctcctctcctcactcttggTCTTCCCTGCAGGACTTGCTCTTCAttagaggcaggaaggaggagagtaaCGGTTTGTTACAGgtgtcttccctcccctcccccagtgATGATACAGGTTGTCACGAAGCTGATTAACCTGGTGCAAGTTGTCAAGTAATCttctcatctgtgtgtgtgtgtgtgtgtgtgtgtgtgtgtgtggtgtgtgtgttcactataCGTATTACAAATGAATGCATCTTTTAACTCATTCGCGAGGTGGCTTTATATGTACATGAATACGAAGCATCTGTATTAAACTGCTACATACTTCAGgtcagaaaaacacacacacatctcctccccattcctttgcctcgctgtgtgtgtgtgtgtgtgtgtgtgcgcgcgcgcgcggccgtgtgtgtgtgcgtgcgtgcgtgctccaGCTCTTACCTGTGGGTGAGTGGGGGCACCTGGCTTCCCCCGTGCCTGGAGTGTGCTCTTCCGCCACTTGAGGAAacattttactcttcttgtcaAGAAAGGAACTCTAGACCACGAGGATTtaaagaaaatctctctctctctctctctctctctctctctctactctctctctctctctctctctctctctctctctctctctctctctctctctctctctctctctcaagtgcgtGTAAGACAGaggacaaaagagaggaagcgattgaaggaaaagttaagaattccttctctttcatatcagcgaggctgtgaaggagaagggaaaggggagggaaggaggaaagaggagaagagaaaggggaggaaaggagagaaggagggagggactgagggaaggaaggtaggaagggagtaATAAGACTGACACGCTGGCTTCTTTTTACGCTCCTTTCTGAAAGCCAACGAtgtataatctcctcctcctcctcctcctcctcctcctcgtcctcctctttgtttacttcttgatcCCCAGatgcttgttttgttgttgtttttgttgttgtatttccttttcgCTTCCTCATCGTcctttgctgtcctgtctctcttccctgtagctagttagaagtagttaccaaacagccttgcaaggacaaaaaggtctgttgctgtttggttttcctttatattcctttttattcctttgtatttctgctcctcctcctcctcctcctattctttgcTTACTTCTTGATCCCCTAATGCTTGtttttttgccgtttttgttgtatttccttttcgcttcctccaattcctcctcctcctcctcctcttcctcttacccttTTTCCTGTGTTAGTTAATGATGCAGACTCATCCTTTCATCAGTTCCgtttttctcatgtttctcttcatttcccctttCCAGTCATTAAGTCAGGTTATACTACTGTAtgtatacgtctctctctctctctctctctctctctctctctctctctctctctctctctctctctctctctctctctctctctctctctctctctctctctctctctctctctctctctctctcacacacacacacacacacacaaacactttccttccttcccctgatcTGAGACTAGtcgagtggaagaaaaaaaggaggaggaggaggaggaggaggaggaggaggaaatgaagagatgcTGAAGGAGAAAGTTGGAAGTTGTAAGTGAAAAAGTGATTCTGGATAGTAAGAAATAGCTCTTCTGTCCTCGtgacgggaaggaggaggaggaggagaggaggagtaggaggaggacgaaagaaagaagtatatatgtagaaaaaaagacCTTGTGTTATTTGCACTGTCGGTTGAAAAAAAGTATCAGGATTTCAAACGTACGtcatttctgtattttgtaACACTCGTGTTTcatcttcgtttccttttctatttcttttcttttttctttttttttttttttggtggggcgGGAGGGGGGGCACAGGGATGGCATGATTCAGTTTGGCATAAGTGAAGCAGAAGGGCGCAGATGAAATCGTTCTTCACCAtcgaggagaaaaacaaaatcttCTGCCTCTAGATAGGAGAGAAAATTGCACACTACGGTCTGTCATTCGGTCTTCCTTGAGGTCTGAATCCCTGAGTGTGTGTGACTTGACAGCTGAAACACTCTGCGGTCTTCTCAAACATCCTGGGAGCAAGGGTACTTTTTACACAGGCGATGGTAACGATGAAGcaacaccagtagtagtagtagtagtagtagtagtagtagtagtagtggtagtagtagtagtagtagtagtagtagtagtagtatgattatAGTTGAATAGATCAGAAATCCAGTCTATTaacttgtaacacacacacacacacacacacacacacacacacacacacacacacacacacacacacacacacacacacacacacacacacacatacacacacacacagaaaggttCATGTTGAAAGAGAACAGAGGGAAAGGTTGAGTGTAttgagcgtctctctctctctctctctctctctctctctctctctctctctctctctctctctctctctctctctctctctctctctctctctctctctgtgtgtgtgtgtgtgtgtgtgtgtgtgtgtgtgtgtgtgtgtgtgtgtgtgtgtgtgtgtgcgtgcgtgcgtgcgtgcgtgcgtgcgtgcgtgtgtgtgtgtgtgtgtgtgtgtgtgtgtgtgtgtgtgagtgagtgaatcttctttccattttaacAAACTATTTTTCCCTGTAGAATCAGCATTTTTTAAGATAAGACTTAATGGCTCAAGGTGAATTGCTTTCAAATAATTAATTGGATTCATTGCCTTCAGTGTTAATgcattattcattaattcaatACTGTGCATTAAATCTTAAAAGCTACGTGGGAAATTATCCATAGATCCTTACAGGACATTTTCTGTgttcaggaataaaaaaaaaaaaaacattcttattAGATTACATGTTGAGTaatggcagatgaatggaatgaacttTGTAATGAGGTTATTAGTGTCGAGTCATGAGGGAGCTTTAGAGGATTACGGAGATTTATATACAGGAtgatttagagaaaaaaaatatacatgttttatacagggactgccgcgcataggcctgatggctccttgtgtaccttccctaattttcttaagttctttaTGTTACTCTCATTGCTTTGCATGTTGTCATTACCTTAAGCAGTAAGTGTTGTGTGCACCaacatgcaagaaaaaaaaaaacgataaatttGACATAAGAAATCGGTACATTAcgaacttacacacacacacacacacacacacacacacacacacacacacacacacacacacagagagagagagagagagagagagagagagagagagagagagagagagagagagagagagagagagagagagagagagagagagagagagagagagagagagagcatataattcctttttgttatatatattggcATTGTAGACAGCTACATAAAAAAGTGTTGCTTTAAGCCTgctgtaaattttgtttgagtaaaataaaaatatgctgCCTGGCCAATAATAACctcgtgaccaccaccaccaccaccaccaccaccaagacccaACAAGTCCTCAACAGTCCCCTGCCCTCCCCACTCTCATCGATGCTTCCAGTCACCCTACccatcccccaacacacacacacacacacacacacacacacacacacacacacacacacacacacacacacaccacaccgaGGCATCCTGCAGTGTTTCCTCGTCTCGTCCTCTCCTCCCGGCCCTTGTGCTTCCCGCCGCCTCCCGGTGTTGTCTGGACCAAAACTCgcggcaggtttttttttttttttttttaatccacttTGTAGGCTTGTGGGGTTTTACGAGTGATTGTTTCAGGGATGCgcacttaatttatttttggtggtCCCGCCTGGTTTGGTTTTGGCTGAAGTGGTAAGTCTGTTTTGAGGTCATTAGTGGAACTGCGGGTAATTGCACTGAAGTGACAGGAAAAGTGGGCGTATTAGctgttttttatattaatgttgTAGGTGAAAGTCTGATTTTTGTCGAGTTTAATAGGTGaaaatttatgtgtttatgtcaGATCAGTAGTGGTACTGCGGGTAATTGCattgaggtgagaggaaagtgtgGGGTAatagttgtgttttgtattagtATTGTAGATTTGTATGTATGGTTTCAATTTTGGTGAGTGAAGATTTTTGGATGGTTTGAGATTGACTGGGAGGATTTATGGATGCTTTGGGTTTACAGGGAAGGTTCATGGATGGCTTAATGGTTGGAGCCGGAAGATTTTTGTCTGATCAGGTTTTTTATTATGATAGGTTTTTGGGAATGGTTTAGAATTTGATGAGGGGAAGCTAATGGATGGTTTGGGACGAGGGTTTAAGTGAGGGAAGGCCTTGAAGTTCATGAAGGAAGGTTTTTGGACCGTTTGCAATTTGGCGAGGCAAATTAGGGGAGAGCGGGGCTAGTTGCATCGCGGGTAAGTTGCATCAGTGAGCATAACTGGCATCTCAGCGGCTGCATTAGGGTGACAGGCGGTTCAAATGTGTGTTGGTCAATGCGGACATCGCTGCGGCAGAGGGAGGTGGATTGCGCAAGTGCTCTTGAATTTATGAGAAATTTACTGATTTCGGCCTTGGTAAGTAATTTTTTTCGATTTCACAATTTTTCTTgtacctcatatatatatatatattagtaacaGTGTTTTGAAAATAGCTATATAATTCTGTACTATATGCAATTATTTCTCTTACAAATTTGCATTAGAATGACCGTTAGTATATATTTAGCTGGCGATCAAATTTTGGTTGCTGTGAGGGGGCAAGTTGAATCATTCGTGACGGGGCAAGTTGAATCATGATTCAACTTGCCCCATTAGtaaatttatttcattattatagtTAGACTTCTTATACATTCaactcgttttatttatttcagaaaTGGTTCGGAACTACAAAAGAAAGACTGAACGTGGGTCAGCAACACCCCAACTAATGCAGGAGGCTGCTGATTTTGTTcgaaataagaataaatcagTGAGAGAGTCCACACAACTGTTTGGTGTCCACTACTTAACCTTACAACGATTTATTCACAAAAcctctggcaacactgctaaAAACAATACACATGTAGGATATGCCAAACCAAGACAAGTATTTACATgtgagcaggaagaagaattaGTATCCTATctgaaaacagcagcagcaatttaTTTTGGTCTTTCTCCGAGAGAAGTCAAGGAACTGGCTTTCAAATGCGCCAATGAAGCAAAGATAGAAATGCCTGATAATTGGCGCAATGATAAATATGCTGGAAAAGACTGGTTTTCAGGTTTCATGAAGCGACATGGACAAGAACTCTCAATTAGACAACCTGAAGCGACAAGTTTGTCCAGAGCTACAAGTTTCAACAAGCATAATgtagagttatttttctccaaGCTTTCTTCTCTCATGGATAAGTATAAATTTGAACCTCAAGACATATGGAATGCTGATGAAAGTGGAGTGACAACTGTTCAGAAACCTCGTGCAGTGGTAGCAGTTAAGGGCACAAAGCAAGTTGGCTCTCTTACCTCAGCTGAGAGAGGACAACTTGTTACATTTTGTGTTGCTGTCAGTGCCATTGGAGGGTCTGTTCCTCCCATGTTGATATTTCCACGGAAAAACTACCATGATCATTTCATAAGGGATGGCCCAGAAGGATCAATTGGAGCCTGTCACCCTTCTGGATGGATGACACAGGATAACTTCTTACTGTTTATGAAGCATTTCATTAAGCATACAAAAGCAACTGTCGAGAAACCTATCTTGCTGTTGCTAGATAATCACCAATCTCATGTTAACTATGATGTTATCACATTATGCAAGGAAAATGGAGTGGTTTTGCTGTCATTTCCTCCACACTGCTCCCACAAGTTGCAGCCCTTAGATAGGTCAGTTTATGGACCTTTCAAGCGTTACCTGAGTTCAGCTCAGAATGACTGGTTACGGAGTAATCCTGGAAAAAGAATGACCATTTACGACATTCCTTCTCAAGTAAAAAAAGCTTTTCTGAGAGCTTCAACTCCCATTAACATCACGAGTGGCTTTAAAGTCAGCGGCATCAGTCCTTTGAATACAAATATCTTTGATGACTGGGAGTTTGCTCCCTCTTCAGTAACGGATCGCCCAGTGAGGCAGCAATGTGAACAGGATGCGGCCAAAGCAATGCAAGATGTCTCAGAGGTTTCAAAATCGGTAGATGAACATTGgttttcttccacttctgcATCAATGGAaccccatccttcctcttctacagcCAGTGaaccccttccttccacttcaacTGCAGTAGGACCACAACCAGCAGTAGCCTAGCTTCTTCCATTACTGATCAAGTTGAAACTGCAAATGTTGGTGAGTCTTCCCTTTGCCCAGAAAAAATCATGCCACATCCAAAAGCAACACCTcggaaaaagaaatgtaatacAGGCAGAAAAGCACGTAAAAGTGCCATATTAACAGACACACCTGAAAGAAATGCTCTGTTTGCTGAagccattaagaaaaaaaacaaaaagaatgatgtcaaagaaaagaaagccacCAAGAAAAGGAAGCAGGAGTTTTTACACAAAGTTCGATCCAAAAAACCTGTTGAAAAGTACGACATATCCAGCTCAGACTACGAAGACTGGTATTGTCTGATTTGTGTAGAACCATATTCCAATAGCAGGCCCCGGGAGAAATGGATTCAATGTAGTATATGCAGAGGATGGTCTCATGAGGAATGTTTGGGAACAGATGGAGGTAtaattttatattatatttgtcATAACTGTGAATCTGATGATGAATAAATTTAAGGTTCATCGGTTCAGTTTATTGTggatttctattttcttatcatttaaaTAAACTCTCAAAAGTTATAGTTTGTTTATGATGCAACTTGCCCCTCATACTGATGCAACTTGCCCCGCAGATGGGGTAAGTtgcatcaaatatttttttagaTATATATCAAAATTAAGTATATAAGAAATGATTTTCATTAATATCTACGCATGTGAACTTGATGATGAGGTCTAGCATATTTATATACGACAACTGAATTTCACTTGAATGAATTATACACAATTCTGTAGAAGGAAATGTAAaatttttaattagatttttgttgcccttggccagtatccttcctacctaaaaaaaaaataaaataaaaaaaaattcaagtcttgtctgctctttcttttcgtttaacCCTCTCATTACTTATGgcatcgttttccttcctctttcttccttccttcctttttgtatatatttgatttcctttcttcgttttctacctttccgctatttcgttttttttttttcatccttcctgccttcctttctttcatttgatttctcccgttttcttttccttctcttcctttccctctccttttgttcataccttcctttcttgttttattctccgttttccttttatttatttatttatttattcatttatttttggtgggggaggctttgtttttatttattcctttcttttctcccacgttccttccttccctcctttctgcctccctccctccctccctctctcaccgggCCTGCATCCTTGCATTTTACAGCCTACATCCACTTTACAGGATTGTTCAGTGTGCCTTGTCACAAACAGCCTCGGAAGAACCAAAATACAAGTTAGatatgttgtttgttcttcatttgtatttctttgtgagtGATCTAACCCCTTGCTCTTATCTAttactgtttgttcttcatttatgATCGATTTCAACCTCTTGTCGTTATCTTTTACttcttgtgtttcctttgtaTCCCTCCGAGTGGCCATGTCTATTGGTGTTcgttcttccttcgtgttcctgcaggagtgacctaaccctcacctctctcttcctcagctgTGACACAAGGAGCAGCTGTCTCAGCGGAGAGACGGTGGACGGCGGATGAATACTTCGGCTCCCGCGCCTTCTTCCGCATCATGTCCGACCCGCCGATCCTGGTGGTGGGCGGCGtgcgtcagaggagttgaaaaatgTATGGGACACGCTGCTGTGCTCTGCGTGTAGCTGTGAGGTGAAGTACAGAAACTACAGACGGCTGCATTGtctcagcctcggaggtgccacttgctcaaattacgaatggtttaatcttattttttgaaggctgtggaatattacagtatcttataataagacaaatggtattaaaaggCATGtcatttaccgataagcattacacgacaacattattgcggtgattaaaagtacacCTGTAAAATGCTGCGtagcatcatcactcagctgttttcaaggtcactTGGACTCGGTCCCCCTGCTCCCTTgctttgatgatgccacgtagcattttacaggagtacttttaatcatcgcaataatgttgtcatgtaatgcttatcggtaaattacatgttttttgataccatttgtcttgttataagatgcTGCAACATttcacagcctgcaaaaaaataagattaaaccactcgtaatttgagcaagtggcacctccgaggctgcgacaacgCAACAGTGTGTCCGTCATgtcacagagcacacccgcgagtcccgtacattttcaactcctctgacgggtaaacaaagccttaaaatgcatatgtgtgtaGAACATTCTTTACTTacaattacacgttctttcacctttttaagtatttgcagaaactcacgttacaccctgtataagaAATTGCAAGGTGGCGGACAAGCTGTCTCAATATATCAACCACGGGAACAATAGACACCTGTAATCGCTTCACTCAGGGCGTCCAATCCCTTATGCTTTCGGATACATTCGGATAATACATTCTTCACTTGTAAAATCCATTACCTTttaagcctcacacacacacacacacacacacacacacacacacacacacacaccttccctcaaactcacttcatatttcacatttttttttcccacaatgcATTTTAATCTTTCCTGTTCACTAATTAAGCTCCTTTGTGCACCTTATGAATTAATTCGAGCGTTTCATTATAAGTTACAGGAGAGAAGCAAGTGATATTTCTTATTGATTCGGTTTcatatggaagggaagggataggagGTAAAAAAGGGTTATTGTGATAGGTAAGGTAAaaagggttatttttttttattaaagttgtTAACTTGCctgtgaaaagtgtgtgtgtgtgtgtgtgtgtgtgtgtgtgtgtgtgtgtgtgtgtgtgtgtgtgtgtgtgtgtgtgtaatatgttttcctctctctctctctctctctctctctctctctctctctctctctctctctctctctctctctctctctctcaacgaaagATAAGAGCGATAGTaagcaaaaagagaaaactgttgtaaggagagagagagagagagagagagagagagagagagagagaaagaaaatggcgtcaaccactaacacaaaattaaattcctgaccagatctctctctctctctctctctctctctctctaatcctcatGATCCATCCCTGCTGCACCTAATCACAATGTAATGCCctattgtttggtttgttttcccTAAGTGTTCCCCTCCTCActccattttccccttttttccctcttcttcatttttccttttgtctttattcgtatttttcctttatttttcccattttcctcttgtttcgccattttttctcttattctctccctcatccctttttccattattttttccttttcctttttcactatttcccctt from Scylla paramamosain isolate STU-SP2022 chromosome 23, ASM3559412v1, whole genome shotgun sequence carries:
- the LOC135112396 gene encoding tigger transposable element-derived protein 6-like, with the translated sequence MVRNYKRKTERGSATPQLMQEAADFVRNKNKSVRESTQLFGVHYLTLQRFIHKTSGNTAKNNTHVGYAKPRQVFTCEQEEELVSYLKTAAAIYFGLSPREVKELAFKCANEAKIEMPDNWRNDKYAGKDWFSGFMKRHGQELSIRQPEATSLSRATSFNKHNVELFFSKLSSLMDKYKFEPQDIWNADESGVTTVQKPRAVVAVKGTKQVGSLTSAERGQLVTFCVAVSAIGGSVPPMLIFPRKNYHDHFIRDGPEGSIGACHPSGWMTQDNFLLFMKHFIKHTKATVEKPILLLLDNHQSHVNYDVITLCKENGVVLLSFPPHCSHKLQPLDRSVYGPFKRYLSSAQNDWLRSNPGKRMTIYDIPSQVKKAFLRASTPINITSGFKVSGISPLNTNIFDDWEFAPSSVTDRPVRQQCEQDAAKAMQDVSEVSKSVDEHWFSSTSASMEPHPSSSTASEPLPSTSTAVGPQPAVA